The Rhopalosiphum maidis isolate BTI-1 chromosome 2, ASM367621v3, whole genome shotgun sequence genome segment aaattaaatagttatcatAATCAtgttgtatttacatttaaatttgacgATATTGATGTTTTGTGAATTGATGGTTGATGAGTGATGGATAGTTGTTTGGATTTTAATAGCAATGtctacaacataataaatccaaatatttcttaaactaaacagtataaaaaatttaacataaccaTGCATTACTTTGCCAATTGTTAAATTGGGACTCATCTTTGTACCTATACCACATAAACATTTACTTAGACTTAACATActtcaaattttacaatacaaaatttaaaaatattgtaataaaattcactttaattaaactaacaaAAGTCGAGATTCAAATACCACTttgtaatcaaattttaaaatataataattaaagtcatttgaattcaaatttaaattaaattacaagatAGGTATTTGTCAGTTTTCTAGCTTTCACAGTTACACCATTCGAGGAAATTCTGATTTCTGATAACTCGTATCAACCAAACGAAAGattgataacatattaaatgataaatatgtgATAGTAAATTCGTGTCaagaaaatgttttgaatttaatgtttattttacattttttgaaaactatataataaattattataattataatttttttttaaagtgataATTCTTCAatctacaaatataattattagatttacaaATGATCTTttatacaatcatttattataaacacaattaacacttaaaatcttgatacaattttagtttattttagctTATTTAATCCGGCACAAGACAGTGGAATGATTGAGGTATCAGCCAAACTTATTGGTGGCCCTATATTTATGCCAGGTAGTAAAATTGGATGTTGTATAACATTTACTCATCCACCGTTGCCATCAGATTCTCGAAGCCAAAGTAATAGgtaagaatttataattgttatattatttttgcttaatttataaatagcatGAAGTAGAGTAGGTATTtagatattaacatttaatgtaatattattttataattaaaactaatttatcacatttatagccttataggtacttaaataatccttattaattatttacttataagaataatatgacaatttagtaataagtttattttccatgtcattaaaatattatttataacacttttttttcttttgtttttattaatcacaCTACATTTTCAGTGATGTTTTGGAAAACTTAGCATGGGCCAGTGTGCAAATCAATTGTTTGTGTTTAACCAACGATAACATTAATTTCCCATCAGTAATGCGTGTTACCAAAGATGAGAAATTTTTAGGAAATTCTGAAACTTCATTTGCACCATGTTTAACAGATAATGGTCATGTTGTTTTATCTACAAAaccaaaaattttattttgtgatgttGGACTGTCTCCTGGTGAAAATAAATcatgtaagtaataaaatattgtagacATTTAATGATTGAACTAAAAGCCTGTTGTTGTGTTCATTAATTTTCAgttgaaataattgaataactaTGACCTATTTTccaaattactaatattagtttacttaagtaatattttttaatctaactcttataaacatataaatatcaatgttgagtttagtatagtattatataatgttaatttctattatatatttttaatacttattgtttGTGTTAGTttacatcaacattttaaaaaaaatactttacttcaaaaaaaaaaaataaaaataaatacttttgatatttaaaaattgagtgAATCgtcatatatttatgaatatatttagggcaagataaaatttaaattatttaccactTAAATTCTCAAAAAAAGTTAATCCTATTctgtataattacttttaaagtaACCATTTTGTTTAATgctaaaattttgtttttagatttatacagCGAAACATTGCCTAATGATGCACCACCGTCATATAAAGgacatttagttaaatatgcTTACAAAATTACAGTTGGTATGCAACGTTTAAATAgcccaattaaattattgagagTACCAATACGTGTTGTAGTCATACatggtaatttttataagataaataaatatttatttgtgacttattcattaatttgtttattttgtgtcTTAGGACTTACTGAAGGAGTGACATGTGAAAATAGTATTGATTTATCTCCAAGTAACCCATTTTTAGAGTCTCAATTTAAACATGAAGAATGTGATATGGCTCTGCAAATGCTCCAAGTatgtatttaagaataaatataaatatatcacttaAAAgcgatgataattaaaatcaaatacaaaactaaaataaataaattacttttatcaacatttttgtattatgtatttaatttttgtagaatTTAACTGCTAAACGAAGTcccaatttttacaatataacaaaCTCTCGAGGGAAAGTAGCTCGGTTTTGTTTATTCAAACAAGCTTACAGACTTGGCGAAGATATAGTTGGAACCTTTGATTTTGAACAAACTGATGTATCTTGTATTGAGgtatcatatattcatatttattattattttattaaaaaatatttttatgtattcattAGGTATGTgctaaatgtttttacttaaCTAAATCTTaagttaactattttttataagttataagatcAACAACATTTTGAAATGATTATGACTAACTTTATAGAAAACAGGGCTTgataatggtttttatttttccatcactaaaactaaaattttattaaactaaccaataatttaatgccttatatattatgtataaacaatttcagGAAAATAAgactaattttgttaaattttaactgcagaaaaaatgaattttagcTGCAAgtgtatacatttacaattttgtcccagaagtaaataaaactaatatttaagtataataatataaaatattaaaaaaaaattaataaaatatatggtaaGTGGGTattgctctgctgtatagtagagatggaaagtaggtcactataatggatgtgttaaatttaaatgcaatgacatattttttatggtttaaaatGCTCGTaactcgcttaaaaattaaaatatcaataaaagcctatGAGATACCCTAGGTAACATTATTGCCTCcaagtttgataataagtaaatttactctaatattaaagctgacatcacaaaatgtgttttgctgaacgaaaatttgctataatctacattagtaagacagagacaacacatggaGGTATAATGTCCTCTTAATCattacaataactaataaaaatttactaggGCAACAATGCCTTACTTTTTGGAGATGACGtataaactacataatattatgtctaataatatacctaatatacataattttaaaatacttgacAATGAtactcaatttaataaattgtaattagttagtagatataatataatacagattCTGATAGGTAGCATACTACACGAGTAACGATACAACTCACTAATTGGTTAAATATTAGTAGATCAGGatcagtatattttatgttgctTGAAGTTAAGACAGTAGAAGTTTTTAATCTGTGTGCTGGAAGCttggaacatttttaattttttagtatgaataAACGTTATACATTGCTAGATTTTTTGTgtcctaaatatttaatttgtaaaaaataatatatggtgtctttttaaaaagattaaaatccACTGTGCttcaatatcaattaattctcaagttacgcaaatatgtatttaatatttttcattttttttcttttatttatgagGTTAAAAATCAAGTGtagttaattatcattaatatttgaaagctTCAGAATATTTAggctcaaaaaataaaaacacatttaatagtaaaatctttgataataaacttaaaaaaattattttgtgtatgtaTCTTCAAGTACAGAGAACAAATTACagggaaaaaatatttggttgaTCTAACTTCAATTTTAGGTACATTAACTGTTAATTATAGTTCCCTATGgcttatctatatttttagttctggatactattattttatagttagaaGATTATAGTCACCACAACTAATTATTGGTTAGTTACATTTCAACTATTTCATATAGTTTTAGacgactatttttttaatgcattctaactgaattatataagtaaaataactaCAATTGTTTATCAATTTGACc includes the following:
- the LOC113553309 gene encoding RAB6A-GEF complex partner protein 2 isoform X2; this encodes MIEVSAKLIGGPIFMPGSKIGCCITFTHPPLPSDSRSQSNSDVLENLAWASVQINCLCLTNDNINFPSVMRVTKDEKFLGNSETSFAPCLTDNGHVVLSTKPKILFCDVGLSPGENKSYLYSETLPNDAPPSYKGHLVKYAYKITVGMQRLNSPIKLLRVPIRVVVIHGLTEGVTCENSIDLSPSNPFLESQFKHEECDMALQMLQNLTAKRSPNFYNITNSRGKVARFCLFKQAYRLGEDIVGTFDFEQTDVSCIEFTVSLQCEEAVNKDFITASPRPRKDNVSIVSYNTQHQFCANTLKSFLQLAIPLNVTPAFSTLLVCVKWRLHFEFVTSTKTSGERLDETKEGTCWTGPEHVDIETMVWDLPIQIYPSVPSIANDPHAQTRITIAI
- the LOC113553309 gene encoding RAB6A-GEF complex partner protein 2 isoform X1; the protein is MIEVSAKLIGGPIFMPGSKIGCCITFTHPPLPSDSRSQSNSDVLENLAWASVQINCLCLTNDNINFPSVMRVTKDEKFLGNSETSFAPCLTDNGHVVLSTKPKILFCDVGLSPGENKSYLYSETLPNDAPPSYKGHLVKYAYKITVGMQRLNSPIKLLRVPIRVVVIHGNFYKINKYLFVTYSLICLFCVLGLTEGVTCENSIDLSPSNPFLESQFKHEECDMALQMLQNLTAKRSPNFYNITNSRGKVARFCLFKQAYRLGEDIVGTFDFEQTDVSCIEFTVSLQCEEAVNKDFITASPRPRKDNVSIVSYNTQHQFCANTLKSFLQLAIPLNVTPAFSTLLVCVKWRLHFEFVTSTKTSGERLDETKEGTCWTGPEHVDIETMVWDLPIQIYPSVPSIANDPHAQTRITIAI